Proteins from one Sabethes cyaneus chromosome 2, idSabCyanKW18_F2, whole genome shotgun sequence genomic window:
- the LOC128734529 gene encoding serine palmitoyltransferase 1, translating into MVTTPYIINEIYDIIQKSTAFELTLEALLALGVIWIVLHKRNGKRERQLSPEQKAKLLEDWIPEPLVGDVPSNHSALHTHVVYGKVGKVINIDGKQCLNLASHNYLGLLGDEQLEEEAIKSLRKYGVGSCGPRGFYGTVDVHLELEERLAKFMQVEEAVVYSYAFSTIASAIPAYAKRADIVFVDEYINFAIQKGLDASRSKIVYFKHNDLADLERLLEEQAVEDRRNPKKAAKRRRFLVAEAIYMNTGEICPLPQMVELRKRYKLRMFLDESISFGVLGESGRGLVEHFNVDKIEVDLRSAGLEWAAGTIGGFCAGSSFIVEHQRLSGLGYCFSASLPPLLTQAAINALDRFESNPKIFVELRDCCKKVSEKLPSLVDFSCRGDPLSPVKHLYLKKQYDTVTEKTLLDKISRECIDTGLAVITPEYLEHMEKHCPRPSIRLTVSRLLTDADIDGALRILQQAATKVLVAAS; encoded by the exons ATGGTAACAACGCCCTATATCATCAATGAAATCTACGACATCATTCAGAAG TCGACGGCCTTTGAGCTGACACTGGAAGCTCTGCTGGCGCTCGGTGTGATATGGATTGTGCTCCACAAGCGCAATGGAAAACGAGAAAGGCAGCTATCGCCcgagcaaaaagcaaagctgcTGGAAGATTGGATTCCCGAACCACTGGTCGGAGATGTTCCCAGTAATCACTCGGCCCTTCACACGCACGTTGTTTACGGCAAGGTTGGGAAGGTGATCAACATTGATGGAAAACAGTGTCTGAATTTAGCGTCGCATAATTACTTGGGATTGCTGGGCGACGAACAGTTGGAGGAGGAAGCCATCAAGAGTTTACGTAAATATGGTGTTGGTTCCTGTGGGCCACGCGGGTTCTACGGCACTGTTGATGTTCATCTCGAACTGGAGGAACGTTTGGCAAAATTTATGCAAGTTGAGGAAGCCGTCGTTTACTCGTATGCTTTCTCCACTATTGCTAGTGCTATTCCAGCCTACGCCAAGCGAGCCGATATTGTGTTTGT AGATGAGTACATAAACTTTGCTATCCAAAAAGGCTTGGATGCATCGCGAAGCAAAATCGTCTATTTCAAACATAACGATTTGGCTGATTTGGAACGTTTGCTAGAAGAACAAGCGGTTGAGGATAGACGAAATCCGAAAAAAGCAGCTAAACGAAGGCGCTTTCTAGTAGCGGAAGCTATCTACATGAACACGGGAGAGATTTGTccgttaccgcagatggtggAACTGCGAAAGCGCTACAAACTGCGTATGTTCCTGGACGAAAGCATTTCCTTTGGTGTCCTGGGTGAGAGTGGACGTGGCCTGGTCGAGCATTTTAATGTGGAC AAAATTGAAGTAGATCTTCGATCAGCAGGATTGGAGTGGGCAGCTGGTACGATCGGAGGATTTTGCGCTGGTTCTTCTTTCATTGTGGAGCACCAGCGATTATCCGGATTGGGTTACTGCTTTTCCGCATCTCTGCCACCTTTGTTGACTCAGGCTGCCATCAATGCTCTCGATAGGTTCGAAAGTAATCCAAAAATATTTGTCGAATTGCGGGACTGTTGCAAGAAAGTGTCGGA AAAACTGCCTTCACTCGTTGACTTCAGCTGTCGTGGAGATCCTCTATCGCCCGTAAAACATCTTTACCTCAAGAAACAGTATGATACAGTCACAGAAAAGACACTTCTAGACAAGATTTCTAGAGAA TGCATCGATACCGGCCTGGCGGTCATCACTCCGGAATATTTGGAGCACATGGAGAAACACTGTCCGCGACCCAGTATTAGATTGACGGTTAGCCGGCTTCTGACTGATGCCGACATTGACGGAGCGCTTCGGATCCTGCAGCAAGCGGCGACAAAGGTGTTAGTAGCGGCCTCGTAA